Part of the Pyricularia oryzae 70-15 chromosome 3, whole genome shotgun sequence genome, TAACGGTCAGATCAGCAGGCAGCCAATTTTAGGCCTTCACCAGACCAGACTGGCGCAATACCGGTTGATTATACAGATGCAACAGGACCTACATGATATCCACCGCTTGCAGAGGAGTACTTGGCTACATCCGTGAGGTACATTGTTCAACAGATGGAGAATGAGGAATAACCTTGTCCCGACTAAAGAGGAGCAAGAGACACGAGAGTCAAGGTCAAGGAGGGGGTTAGTCACGCTGGGACGAGGGACACCATGAAGGACACTGGAATAGAAGGGAAAAATCGATGAGATATACCCAAGGACTACGTCAATAACAACTGGGAAAACAGAAAATTCACCCAACAATATCATGTTCCAACGTGCATTAGTAACCATCCCCAATCGTACCACTAACATCACCAGCATACGCCTACAACGACTTGCCCATCTTCCTAGGAGGCACCTTGGCGGCAAACAACCTATCAATCTCATCAAAAGTCTTGCCCTTGAGCTCAGGAACCCACACCCAACTTCCAACTGTGCCAATCAAAGCCAGACCACCAAAGACGAAACCCACCTTGCCCTTCATGTTGCCCTGATCCGGGTTTACCATGTAGGGGATGGCAAAATTGAACACGATGCCACAGATGGCCTGGGTAGCCGTGGCCAGCGAGATGGTCTTGGCTCGGaggctggtgctggaagcctcgcccaggatggcaaaggCCATGGCGCCAATGGTCATGAAATACACAAACGCGTAGACCACCGTCGAAGAGGCCATGACCCAgcctgcggcggcggtgggcaCCACGTCCATGATTCCGATGAGGAAGAGCAGCCCGGTGAGGCTGGCCATGCCGCCGACGAAGACGGGGCGGCGACCGAAGCGCTCGACCACGAACCAGGAGCAGATGTTGCCCAAGACGCCGCAGGCTGTGACGCCAACACCCAGATCAAAGGACTGCtggacgccgaccagccTGAAGAAGTAGGTGGAGTATCCGAGGACGAAAATGATGCCGACGAGGTGTTGGCAAAGAAACACGCCGGTGGAGATGCCAGTCCGCAGCAGGTTGGTGCCGCGGAAGCAGTCGACCAGACGTTGTTCGCTGAGTATGGCAGATTCCTCGGCGATGGTCGCCTCCATGGCGAGTATCTGCGTCTCGGCATCGTAGTCCTTTCCGTAGAGCTTCTTGATGGTCTTGATGGCCTGCTCCTTCTTGCCAGCCCGGACGAGATACCATGGGGACTCGGGCAGGAAATGCAGGAAGACGACCAGAAACAAGACAAAGAAGAGCTGCGTAGAGAAGCCGCCTTTGTATGCCCAGGCGTCAGTCCTCTCCCCAAAAGCCTTGACGACGGCGTTGGAGAGCAGCTGGCCGACGGCGATGCCCAGGTTGACTCCGGCCGTGGCGAAGCCTCTAAAGGCAACTGGCGCGATCTCGCTGCACGCCAGCGGGGCCAGCGTGAGGTAGAAGCCGAGGCCGAAGCCCAGTACGAGCTTCGAGGCGAGGAAGGCGGGTCGGTTGTCCGAGGCGATCTCGCCGGCGATTCCGCCGGTGCAGATGATCAGGCCGCAGATGAGAGAGTAGCGGCGGCCGATGCGGTCGGCGGCCCAGCTGCAGAGGAAGCCACCAAAGATCTGACCGACGGAGGCGATGGTGTTGAAGGCGGCCTGCCATTCGGCGGGGAGGATGGCTTCACCCTGGAGGTCGAGGTAGCCAAAGTCTCGGCGGAAGGAGTCGACGGCGATCATGGCGCCGTTTATCTGTGCATCGAAGCCCCTGGGATGGGGTTAGTGTTTTGGACGAAACAAGCGCACTCGATCGACAAGGCAGACAGACGTACCAACCGACGGCACACATGGCCCAGTAGAAGCACCACCACACGATGATCTTGTGGTTTTTAAAGACCTCCCGCAGGGTGAGCTCCTGCTCCCGACTGACAGGCGCCTTGTCATGGTGGCTGATGGTGCCCTCGATGGGGTGAGTTTCGATGTCTTTGGACTTTTCCATGATGGGCTGCACGGGATTACTGCAATAGACACCGGTGTCAACTCATCAAATCGGCGAGAGGCTGATATTTAACTTTTCGGTATCCGCCTCCGCATCACCCCCGGCTGTAAACGGGCATGACATTGTGGAGTTGAAGCTGGGGTTG contains:
- a CDS encoding maltose permease, coding for MEKSKDIETHPIEGTISHHDKAPVSREQELTLREVFKNHKIIVWWCFYWAMCAVGWGFDAQINGAMIAVDSFRRDFGYLDLQGEAILPAEWQAAFNTIASVGQIFGGFLCSWAADRIGRRYSLICGLIICTGGIAGEIASDNRPAFLASKLVLGFGLGFYLTLAPLACSEIAPVAFRGFATAGVNLGIAVGQLLSNAVVKAFGERTDAWAYKGGFSTQLFFVLFLVVFLHFLPESPWYLVRAGKKEQAIKTIKKLYGKDYDAETQILAMEATIAEESAILSEQRLVDCFRGTNLLRTGISTGVFLCQHLVGIIFVLGYSTYFFRLVGVQQSFDLGVGVTACGVLGNICSWFVVERFGRRPVFVGGMASLTGLLFLIGIMDVVPTAAAGWVMASSTVVYAFVYFMTIGAMAFAILGEASSTSLRAKTISLATATQAICGIVFNFAIPYMVNPDQGNMKGKVGFVFGGLALIGTVGSWVWVPELKGKTFDEIDRLFAAKVPPRKMGKSL